The Ischnura elegans chromosome 9, ioIscEleg1.1, whole genome shotgun sequence genome includes the window CTGAAAACTCTGTTTTAGGGCCACTGTCGAACTCAGATTCAGGAGTGTCAGTCGAGACCACAATGTGCGACCAAACATAAGTTTGCTGGGTGACTCTCCTGTGACACTATGAGGGCTTATCCTACAATTAAACAGGTATTGTGGTAAAGCAATGTGCAATGGAACCCCTGAATGtaacaaagttttaatttaatttttaaaacatttaactaAATTTTCTGCAGCCTCATTTGTGGTTGGATGGTACGGAGGAGAGAATGTATgcaaaattccatttaatttacaGAACTGTTGAAATTCTCCTGAAGTAAAAGGTGAACCATTGTCACTAACAATTTGTTCTGGCAGACCAAAAGTGGAAAACAATCCCTGCAAATGATTAACAATTTCCCCAGTTCCCCCATTCTTTAACTGGACCACCTCAGGCCATTTGGTTGAACTATCAACTAACtactaagaaaattttattcaaaaatggaCCAGCCAAATCAATGTGTAAGCGCGTCCATGGCCTCTCCGGCCTATCCCAGCACTTGAGTGGCGCTTTTACCAGTAATGGTTTATTTACGGCACACGGCTCGCACGATCCCACCAAGGACTCCAGAGACTCATCTAACTTTGGCCACCAAACATAAGACCTTGCCAAGGATTTCATTTTAACAATCCCCTGGTGGCCTGCATGCAATTCCCTCAAAACCAAGGATCTCAATTTATCTGGAATAATCACCCTATTTCCCCAGAGTATGCATCCCTGCTCCACAGTCAGCTCATTCTTCCTGTGCATAAAGGGTTTGAACTCTACATCAGGTTTGGTAGGCCACCCAAACATACAAAAATCTAGCACCTTACGAAGCAGTGGGTCCCTTTGTGTCTCTTGGTGAATGTCTTTTGCCTTTACAGGGAGGAACTCTCTTTCACCTAACTCAATATATGAAAAATCTTTCACATCAGCTTCCTCTCTCTGTAAGGGCAACCTTGAAAGGCCATCCACTACTTTATTGTCTGCAGCTCTAATGTACCGGATTTGAAAATCATACCCCTGTAAAATTATAGCCCAACGCTGTAACCTATTAGCTGCCATTTGAGGAATTCCTTTCTTTTCCCCAAAAATATACAGAAGCGGCTTGTGGTCAgtccttaaaataaaatttcttccatAAATATACTGATTGAACTTTTGAACCCCAAACATTATTGCCAAGGCCTCCCGATCAATTTGTGAGTAATTTCTCTCAGCTCTACTAAGAGACCTTGAGGCAAAGGCAATGGGCCTTTCCTGTCCATTTGCAAACCGGTGCACTAAAACTGCCCCTAGGCCAAAAGGGGATGCATCGCACTCTAAAATTACTGGAAGAGATGGACTGTAATGCGCCAAATCTCTGCCTGAAACAATTGATGCTTTCACTGATTCAAAGGCCCTATCACACTCCCTTGTCCAAACAAAATCAGATTCTTTCCGCAGGAGACTGTGTAAGGGAGCCAATTTAGATGCTAAATTTGGTAGAAACTTTGAATAATACTCAACCAATCCCAAGAAGGCTCTCAACTGAGGCACATTCTTGGGAATTGGGGGGACTTGGTGATGGCCTCAATTTTGGAATTAGTAGGATGAAGTCCCTTTTTATCTACTCGGTGGCCCAGAAACTCCACAGAATCGAGCATAAACTTGCATTTCCCTTTGTTAACTTTGAACCCTAAATCAGCCAACTAATTCAGCACCCTTTCGAGGTTCATCAaatgatcctcatcattcttcccAGTAATGATAATATCATCCTGAAAGGAGGCAGTTCCTTTCAACACCTGCATGGCTTGATCCATGATTCTCTGGAAAATGGCTGGGGCTGACGCCACTCCAAATGGTAATCTAGCATAACGGAACAACCCTCTATGCGTGTTTATGGTACTGGTCTCCTGGGATTTTTCATCTAACTCTTAACTGCTGAAAGGCCTGAGACAAGTCAATTGTGGAGAATTTCTCTCCGCCctgcaatttacaaaaaatttcctcCACTCGTGGCAAGGGGTATCTCTCAATTTCCAAGTTAGGGTTGAGTGTAATCTTAAAGTCCCCACAAATTCTAACTCTGCCATCGCTCACCTATCCAGCTCCTTATCCACCCGGTTTTTGAGAGCGAATGCTAACGCCCTAGGAGCACGATACACAGGTCTTGTACCCTCCTTTAAACTCAAAGACACTTTTCCCTTACTAAAAGTCCCTAAACCATCGTCCCATAATGAGGGGAACTTCCTTAAGATGCCCTCTAATGTCGCAACCGACCTTTCCGCCCCTAAGTGAAGCATCTGAAAGCTAAACTTAAAGGTTTTCAGCCAATCTCTGCCCAAAATGGGAGGACCACCATTCCTCACGACGAAATAGGGTAGTTTGTATGGGGCTCCCTGAAACTGCACATGCACCTGAATGATACCCAGCGGCCTAATGCATTCACTAGAATAGGTTCTTAGTTTCACATCCGTGTATTCCAAAGGGGAATTTAAGAAATGCCTTTTGTAGCAGTCCTCTGATACTGCTGAAATGGCAGAACCTGTGTCAATCTCCATGCCCAGTTCAGTACCATTAATGTTAA containing:
- the LOC124165003 gene encoding uncharacterized protein LOC124165003; the encoded protein is MWKVTVNINGTELGMEIDTGSAISAVSEDCYKRHFLNSPLEYTDVKLRTYSSECIRPLGIIQVHVQFQGAPYKLPYFVVRNGGPPILGRDWLKTFKFSFQMLHLGAERSVATLEGILRKFPSLWDDGLGTFSKGKVSLSLKEGTRPVYRAPRALAFALKNRVDKELDSLLRKESDFVWTRECDRAFESVKASIVSGRDLAHYSPSLPVILECDASPFGLGAVLVHRFANGQERPIAFASRSLSRAERNYSQIDREALAIMFGVQKFNQYIYGRNFILRTDHKPLLYIFGEKKGIPQMAANRLQRWAIILQGYDFQIRYIRAADNKVVDGLSRLPLQREEADVKDFSYIELGEREFLPVKAKDIHQETQRDPLLRKVLDFCMFGWPTKPDVEFKPFMHRKNELTVEQGCILWGNRVIIPDKLRSLVLRELHAGHQGIVKMKSLARSYVWWPKLDESLESLLVDSSTKWPEVVQLKNGGTGEIVNHLQGLFSTFGLPEQIVSDNGSPFTSGEFQQFWVPLHIALPQYLFNCRISPHSVTGESPSKLMFGRTLWSRLTLLNLSSTVALKQSFQKESGDGLRIFQVGYWESKGLSSNKHAGVGGSEMSSAHARESVDS